AGCACCACCATTCCGGCAACCAGGCCCCAAAACGCGGCGCCGACACCGAACAGCGTCAGCCCCGAGGCGGTCACCGCGAAGGTGACGGTGGCCGGCATGCGCTCGCCCGTGTCATGGAGAGCGATCGACAGCGCGTTGGCCAAAGGTGCCATCAGCGCCAGTCCGGCGACCAGCACGATCAGGCTCTGCGGCAGGACGGCGAAGATCGCCACCAGCGAAGCGCCGAAAATGGCAAAGACCAGGTAGGCGAGCGCATAGAACGGCCCGGTCTTCCAACGCTCGGCGGGGTCCGGATGGACGTCCGGGCCGGTGCAGATCGCGGCCGAGATGGCCGCCAGATTGGTGGTCGAGGCGCCGAACGGCGCCGAGAGCAGCGAAAACAGCCCGGTGACGCCGATCAGCGGGCCGGGCTCCGGGTGGTAGCCGGCGGCTTTCAGGACGGCGAGGCCGGACAGGTTTTGCGAGGCCATGGTGACGAGGTAGAGCGGCAAGGCCAGCCCAACGATAGCCGAGGCGGTGAACTGCGGCACAACCAGTGTCAGTGTCGACAGTTCAGGCGCCGGCAGGCCGCCGACGCGGCCGGTGAGGAAGGCGGCGAGGCCGCCGCCGATCAGCACCACCAGCACAGACAATGCCGGATTGAACAGCCGGATGACGAAGAAGGCGGCGATCAGCGGCAAGATCAGCCACGGATCGGCGGGGATGGCCTTCACCGCATTGACGGCGAAGCCGACCAGGATGCCGGCGAGCATGCCGGAAGCCACCGAGGCCGGAATCATCGCGATCAGCCGGGTCAGCGGCTTGAACAGGCCGGTGGCAATCAGAAGGATGCCGGTGACGATGAAGGCACCGACGGCTTCCGGCATGGTGAAGCCGCTGGAGGCGGCAATCAGCGCCAGTCCCGGCGTCGACCAGGCGGTGATGACCGGCATCTTGGTGCGCCAGGACAGCCACAGGCATTCGATCGCCATGGCCAGGCAGATCGCCGTCACGCCGCTCGCGGTCTCGATCTGCGTGGCGCCGACCGCCTTGGCCGCGGCGATGACGATGGCTAAAGTGCCGCCAAAGCCGACGATCGCCGCGACGAAGGCGGATATGGGGATGGAAATGCGCATGGTTCAAGCGACCCGCTTGACCATGTCGCCGACGGCGCGGAGCAGCATGTCGAGATCCTCGGGGCGGGACAGACGATGATCGCCGTCGGGAATCAGCGACAGCGTGACGTCGTCGGCCGGCAAAAGCGCGGCGAGCTTCAGCGCATGGCCGGACGGCACGTCGGGATCGGCCAGGCCCTGCAGGATGTGTACCGGGCAGTGGGTGTCGATCGGCCCGGCCATCACCCGGTTCGCCCGGCCGTCCTCGATCAGCGCGCGCGTGTAGATATAGGGCTCGTCCGAATAGTCGGACGGTTCGGCGAAAAATCCCTTTTTCGAAAGATCGCGCTTCTGCGCCTTGGTCAGCACCGGTTCGATCAGCTCGATCGTGAAGTCCGGCGCCGGCGCAAGCAGCACGAGGCCGGCCACGCGATCCTCGCCCGCCTTGCGCAGTTCCTGAACCATGCGCAACGCTATCCACGCCCCCATCGAGGAGCCGACCAGGATCTGCTTGCCCTTGCTGAAGCGGCGGAAGACGGCAAGGCTCTCGGCCAGCCATTGCGAGATCGTGCCGTCGGCGAAATCGCCGCCGGATTCGCCGTGGCCGGAATAGTCGTGGCGCAGATAGGCGCGGCCTTCGCGGGCCGTCCAGGCCGACAGCGCCTCGGCCTTGGTGCCCAGCATGTCGGACTTGTAGCCGCCCAGCCAGACGATGCCCGGTGCCGAGCCCGGCACCTGCCTGACGGCGATCTCTGCCCCGTCCACGTCGATGAAAACTGGTGCGCTGGCGTTCATGACATCATCCTTCCCGGGCGGTCTTTTGGCACAACCGGCGGTTCATGGAAAAGTGCTCGTGACGTTTCTTTGCTTGGTGCAGACGATGGCGGCTTCCAGGGGCAAGCTTTGAGGTGATTTCCTGGTGAGGCTGTGCTATTGACTCCGGCCGCGCGCTCACCACATAGGCGCGTCCAAGGACTTGAATCCAAAGAAACCCTGAACGAAACGGCCGAGGAGACCACGACCATTCGCAGACCTTTCAAAGCAGCGGCCCCCACC
The window above is part of the Mesorhizobium sp. WSM4904 genome. Proteins encoded here:
- a CDS encoding benzoate/H(+) symporter BenE family transporter: MRISIPISAFVAAIVGFGGTLAIVIAAAKAVGATQIETASGVTAICLAMAIECLWLSWRTKMPVITAWSTPGLALIAASSGFTMPEAVGAFIVTGILLIATGLFKPLTRLIAMIPASVASGMLAGILVGFAVNAVKAIPADPWLILPLIAAFFVIRLFNPALSVLVVLIGGGLAAFLTGRVGGLPAPELSTLTLVVPQFTASAIVGLALPLYLVTMASQNLSGLAVLKAAGYHPEPGPLIGVTGLFSLLSAPFGASTTNLAAISAAICTGPDVHPDPAERWKTGPFYALAYLVFAIFGASLVAIFAVLPQSLIVLVAGLALMAPLANALSIALHDTGERMPATVTFAVTASGLTLFGVGAAFWGLVAGMVVLFLEKLKRR
- a CDS encoding alpha/beta hydrolase — protein: MNASAPVFIDVDGAEIAVRQVPGSAPGIVWLGGYKSDMLGTKAEALSAWTAREGRAYLRHDYSGHGESGGDFADGTISQWLAESLAVFRRFSKGKQILVGSSMGAWIALRMVQELRKAGEDRVAGLVLLAPAPDFTIELIEPVLTKAQKRDLSKKGFFAEPSDYSDEPYIYTRALIEDGRANRVMAGPIDTHCPVHILQGLADPDVPSGHALKLAALLPADDVTLSLIPDGDHRLSRPEDLDMLLRAVGDMVKRVA